From Bacillus marinisedimentorum:
AGTTGCCATTGGGTGAATTAGGGCGGTTCAGTTGTTTCATTTTCGATGCAGGGGCTCGCTTTCACAACGGGCATAAGTGCGAGCTTCCCTCTTTTCTCCCTCAGGGTATTTTCTTTACAGTGAGGCGGACGGGAAGCCTCCCCGGCTCTGTGGCCTTGATCAGCCGGAGGAACAACTATTAATAGGGGTTTTCGTTTTTCGTGCCTATAATCTGCTGAATGGACAAAGGATAGGAACGGAAACCCCTTATTCCGTTCCTATAACCAAATTAAATCCAACACTACGCAAAAATTCAATGTTACTGATGAGCTTATGTTTGTGAATAAGATTGAACGATAGCATTTGATTCACTATTTTTCTCTTTAAAAGTGCTTATAGCATTGTACTGACGCCAGTTTGGGGTTCTTAGATAAATCAGGCTGCGTTCCTAAAATGAGTGGGAAATGGGTTAATAAAAGATTGAGAACTTCTTTGACCGCAGCTATAGTGTGGGTGCAGGGCTCTTTATCGTGATTCGTGCCAAATTGTGCCCCCTGCAGCGGAAATCACGGTCTAAAGTGAAACTTCTCGAACATAGGTTTTTACGAGATCAATCCTTTAATGGAATGAAACCATTATGATAATGAAAATCCGTGGATTATGAAACAAGTACGGCTTTTGTGTTAATTATAATGTGATTATTTGCAAGTATTGATGTCATTTAGTGTGTATTGCTATTTCGCATTTCCTCCACGTAATCGAAACTACTCAACTTTACATGGGAGGCTGTCAAATGGTTATGACCCGGTAGCGGGCTTTAAAAAACATGAAAATACCGTACATCAGCAAACCTCCGGCCACAACCGCCAGAAGGTACGGGCCGAAGGGCTGCTGGGCGATTTCGGAAAGGGCTTTATCCATGCCCTGCTCATTTTCAGCTTTTGCTTCAAGCGCACTGTCAATGACAAACCACCCAATAAGGGCAAAAACGACCCCGCGGGCAATGAATCCGGCCTTTCCTACTGTTCTCATCGTTTTTCGTTCGTCTTCATCCATCTCGATTGCTTTCAAATGTTTGCCGAATTTTCCTTTATATCCTTTGTATAGTTCATAAAAGGCAAAAGCCAAGATGATTGCACCCGCAATGCCGATAATCCACCTGCCCCACACTTCCCCCAGGAGCCTTGCTGTAACCGTTTGCCTGGCTGATCCGGGACTGCCGGCATTCATAATGATCATGAATGCTTTATATGCAAGTCCAAGGTGGATAACCGCACTAACCAGGAAACTTGCCCTCTTGATCATTTCCTTGATCCCATGCTCTTTGCCTTTGATATGCATAAACGTTTCCATCAGCTTCCACACCGCATAACCGATAAGCCCAAATGCCATAATCCACAATGCAAATTCACCGAAAGGTCTGGACGAAAGCGCGGCAAACGCTCCCTCTGATCCGGTTGTCCTGCCGCCAAAGCCGCCTGCTGGCATAATCGACAGGATTCCGATCAGGACGTAAACAGTCCCCTTTGCCGCATATCCGAAACGTGCGAAATTCCGAACCCAAGGTTTTACTTGTTTTGCTTTATTTTCAGCCTTTTTTTTGACTTCATCTTTTACTAAGCGGGTGTCATATCCCATGCTGAGTGATCCCTTTCCTTGTGCTGTCGCATTTTATCCTTTTATTACCCCTGTTACAATTTTAAAAAACCGCTGACATTTATCAACATTACTAGTTTGAAAAAAGGATTTTTGTCCATGAACCGCCAATATATTTAGAAGACGGACAGCGAAAACTTTCGACGAAAGGGAGATTGTGTTGAAGGAACAGGTGTTAAAAAATCGGCTGCTAAGCATGGAATCCGACTCGAATGAAGAACTATATACCCTTTGTCTCGAAATGATGAATTACATCGGTTCACCCGATCCGATCTTGCGTGACGATCTCATATACCGGACACTGGAACGGCTGATCCCGGCCGGTGCTTTCACAGATGAACAGCTGCACCGTATCCTTGAGATCAGCCTGGGCCGCACCCACCTCTTCTTTAATATTGATACGATAGATGAAAACGGAGTTTTCACCCGCTCTTTTTCAGCCCTTGTCATTGCCCTTGTACTGGCTGAAAATAAAAAACATCATTTCCTTTATGAGCAGGACCTGCTGGTCATCCACGATGCGGTCATTGAATATCTGGGGCATGAATGGGACCTGCGCGGTTATGTCCCCGGTAAAGGCTGGGCCCGCGGTATCGCCCATATCGCAGATGTCATCGATATTCTGGTCAAACAGGATGACTATCCAGGGAAGCGAAGACAGCAGCTTCTCGAAGCAATGTTTGAAAAAATGGCCACAGAACGGACCATTTATGTCTATCAAGAAGAGGAACGGATGCTCAACCCCCTCATGACCATACTTGAACAGGGTTTCGATGAAGAAGTCCTGCTTGAGCTGTTAAGTAAGATGCTCGTGAAAATGGATTATGCATTTCTTGAAATGAGGGAAGATGACTACGCGGCACTTTATATGAATGTTACCCGGTTTCTTAGAGGGCTTTTCTTCCGGCTTGAGGCCTCGGGAATGTTCCCGCTTTTGAAAAACGATATAGAGTTTATGCTTTTGCATGAAGTCAGAACCTTTTCATGAGATGTTCAGAAGAAAAACAGCCAGCCAGGAGGTGCTTCATGGATTCCGATCAAGGAAATACCTTTCTTAAAACAGGCCTGATTCTCGGCCTCATCTGGTTTCTTCTCTCGGTATCATTGATGGGATACTGCCGGAATGCCGGTATACAGCTGACCGTGCTGCAATGGTGCGTTTTCGCAATACAGACAGTCACCGCAATTTCATTTTCTGTCTACTACGGCGTAAGGCTCTTTGCCAATTCATAAACTCCGCCACAGCTGCTTCCCTTCCGTATCCGATAAGCCGGCCTATGCCTGCCTGCGTTAAACTTCCGTAATTCCGGGTATTTACAAATATCAGGTAAATTATTAAACAGACAAAGAGGTTGAAAATATGGTTAAAAGGATCCTGTTAACCCTTATCCTCCTGCCTTGGCTGGCAGCGTGCGGAACAAGCCAGGCAAATGAACTTGATACAAGCGGCCTGCAAAAAGACTTTACGTCAAGCAATACAGTGAAGTACGAAGCACCTTCGCTTGAGGCCGCCCTTGATGCAGTCCCATTCAAGATTACACTCCCGGAGAAGCTTCCGTTTGAGTCCGAAGGGTTTAAACCGAAAAAACTCAAAAAACGGAAAGGGGATACTGACTCAGTAATCCTCGAACTGGTAGCCGAATCTTCGAAGGACAGAGAAGCGGTGCTCCGATTATATGCCGGAAATGGCGATTATCTTGTCCATCAAAACGAACTCGGCGGGGAGCCGCTCAAGCTGAAAGACGGAACACCAGCTTTCTATTTGTATGTACAGCCATACCATGTAGTCAAATTCGAAAAAAACGGCATCGAGTACTCTGTTAACTATTCTCATACAGAAAAATCAACCGATCTTCAAAAGCAGGACTTGCTGAACATTGCAAATCAGCTTAATGCTAATTAGCCCTCCCTGATTTTTCACAGCCCTTACCGTTATCAAGCTCCGGTTCGTTCCCTTTGATAAAGTACAGTTCCAGCAGAGAGAAGCACTTTTTATCCTGTTTTGTGATATGATAAAGATAAACTTCTGCCGGAACGGTGATATGTTGTGAATAAAGAAAACAGAGAAAAATGGGTCATAATTCTCGGCTTCCTGTTTGGAGCCCTTATGTTTTGGGCCGCATGGCGGTACCTGGATGAAGGAAATGCTTTTGGCTATGTTCCCCTGCTCACAGCTGTTTTTTCGGTTATCATGGCTGTGTATGAACTAATCCGTTATATAAAACAAAAGTAAGCACAAGAGGCCTGCTCTGACGTGGAGCAGGCCTTTACTGATCTTTTCGCCTATTTTGCCTTACGCTACTGAACCGTGCTTCTCTTTAGCGTTTCTGTTCCCTTCTTGCGAAATCGACAAATCGGAATTTATCGGGACGATGCCGGGATTCCGTATATTGAAATAGGTCAGCGCTCTTTAAGTACACATAGTTCCTGACAACGACAACGGCGTGATAGTCTTTAAAATCCAGCAGTCTCCGGTCTTCCTCTCCGGGTTCCTCAACTGATATCACTTTTTTCGCAAAGCTGATTTCGAGGCCTTTTTCATCTTCAAGGTATTCATAAATCGAATGTTCACACGCCCTTTTTGTCAGTTCCGGCACAAAAGATGTAAGGAAGAAATCTTTATCAAGGATAACCTTTTCCCCGTCTATTTCGCGTACTCTTACTACTTTCCAAACGTCTTCATTGCCTTTAATCTGCAGTTGCTCCTGCAAGTAATCATCCGGTTCCAAAATGCCGAGTTCTTTTACGATGGTTCGTGTGCTTTGCCCCATTTTATCGGCGAGTTCCCGGAAACTGACCATTCCCGAGACAGGAAAATCATATCGCTTCAAATCCAACACGATTGATCCCTTTCCCCGGATTTTTTGGATGAACCCATTTTGGGCAAGTAAATTAAGGGCCTTTCGAATCGTCTCCCGCGAAACGCCGTACATATCCATTAACTCGTGCTCGGATGGAAGTTTTGTATCCGGTTTCATTTTTCCGCTTTCTATTTGCTCAGAAATCTCCTGATAGATTATTTTATATTTGTTATTCATACTCCCCTGCTCCTTTTTCCAGGCTGTCCGGCAGTGCCGAATCAAAATGGATGAAAGCAGGCAAAGGTTGCCTCCGCCTGCCTATAAATTATTTTTTCAAATGATAGACAACAGATTCATATGGCCGCAGCGTCATGTTCCTGAAATCCTGGGGCGGCTCAGAATAATTGCCGATGAGGACATCACTGATGCACCCTTTTACATCAATGTGATCCGGCAGGGTGAATTTCGCTTCATCGCCGAAGAAATTGTTGACGACCAGAAGCGTTTCGTTATCCCCTTTCCGGATATAAGCAAAAATTTCCGGATCATATTCATGGAGCAATTCATATTCGCCATAAGTGATCAAATCCACTTCTTTACGAAGCTGAATCAGTTTTTGATAGTGATAGAAAATGGACTCCCTGTCTTCAAGAGCATTTTCAGCGTTAACTTCCTTATAGTTTTCCGGAACATTGATCCATGGTGTTCCAGTAGTGAAGCCAGCATGCTTCTCTTTATTCCACTGGACTGGCGTCCTTGAATTATCACGGGATTTTTGCTTGATGATTTCAATGATTTCCTTTTCCGGCAAGCCTTTTTCCTCTTTCAGCAGCTTATACATATTCAATGTTTCCACATCGCGGTAATCATCAATTTTATCAAACTTCGGGTTTGTCATGCCGAATTCTTCACCCTGAAAAATGTAAGGGGTTCCCTGCATCATATGAATCGTTGTCGCCAGCATTTTTGCCGATTCATTGAAATACGTCTTGTCATTTCCGTATCTGGTGACGACCCGCGGCTGATCATGGTTACACCAGAACAAAGCGTTCCAGCCTCCGCCCTTGTACATCCCTTCCTG
This genomic window contains:
- a CDS encoding DUF2785 domain-containing protein, yielding MLKNRLLSMESDSNEELYTLCLEMMNYIGSPDPILRDDLIYRTLERLIPAGAFTDEQLHRILEISLGRTHLFFNIDTIDENGVFTRSFSALVIALVLAENKKHHFLYEQDLLVIHDAVIEYLGHEWDLRGYVPGKGWARGIAHIADVIDILVKQDDYPGKRRQQLLEAMFEKMATERTIYVYQEEERMLNPLMTILEQGFDEEVLLELLSKMLVKMDYAFLEMREDDYAALYMNVTRFLRGLFFRLEASGMFPLLKNDIEFMLLHEVRTFS
- a CDS encoding DUF1206 domain-containing protein is translated as MGYDTRLVKDEVKKKAENKAKQVKPWVRNFARFGYAAKGTVYVLIGILSIMPAGGFGGRTTGSEGAFAALSSRPFGEFALWIMAFGLIGYAVWKLMETFMHIKGKEHGIKEMIKRASFLVSAVIHLGLAYKAFMIIMNAGSPGSARQTVTARLLGEVWGRWIIGIAGAIILAFAFYELYKGYKGKFGKHLKAIEMDEDERKTMRTVGKAGFIARGVVFALIGWFVIDSALEAKAENEQGMDKALSEIAQQPFGPYLLAVVAGGLLMYGIFMFFKARYRVITI
- the treR gene encoding trehalose operon repressor, which gives rise to MNNKYKIIYQEISEQIESGKMKPDTKLPSEHELMDMYGVSRETIRKALNLLAQNGFIQKIRGKGSIVLDLKRYDFPVSGMVSFRELADKMGQSTRTIVKELGILEPDDYLQEQLQIKGNEDVWKVVRVREIDGEKVILDKDFFLTSFVPELTKRACEHSIYEYLEDEKGLEISFAKKVISVEEPGEEDRRLLDFKDYHAVVVVRNYVYLKSADLFQYTESRHRPDKFRFVDFARREQKR